A stretch of the Rhizobium sp. CCGE531 genome encodes the following:
- a CDS encoding penicillin acylase family protein, which translates to MARDRLWQIDLWRAYVERIERREENPPPEFEQLGSRPSRWKAEDVVRIRSHCLTYNAVTEVIRANVLATAGTQAEALRCQIEPPVAPVADPNLALSDIPMAVNDVLKLAKAPVSFSPERLAANLGQARLWKRLSVEGEVEQIVEPEGSNNWVVSSARTATGRPIMATDPHRAQTVPALRYMVHLSAPGLNVIGAGEPAVPGVSLGHNGHSAFSLTISAADQEDVYVYETRPGDPVAYRYKDSWESVTTIEEVFEVKGCTPQTFPLHFTRHGPIVYEDSRGRKAFAVRTVWSEPGSAPYLASLSTMRAKTFDGYRDALRGWGTPSTNHLYADVTGAIGWQVAGKTPIRPRSASCQSPSEASCASSDSGD; encoded by the coding sequence GTGGCGAGAGATCGACTATGGCAAATCGACCTTTGGCGTGCCTATGTCGAGCGCATAGAGCGCCGCGAGGAGAACCCGCCGCCGGAGTTCGAGCAACTCGGTAGCCGTCCGTCGCGCTGGAAAGCTGAAGACGTCGTCCGCATTCGCAGTCACTGCTTGACGTATAACGCGGTGACAGAAGTGATACGGGCGAATGTGTTAGCGACGGCTGGAACGCAGGCCGAAGCGCTCCGCTGTCAGATCGAACCTCCAGTGGCGCCTGTCGCTGATCCGAACCTCGCGCTCTCGGACATTCCAATGGCGGTTAATGACGTTTTAAAGCTGGCGAAGGCACCCGTCAGCTTCAGTCCGGAACGCCTCGCGGCGAATTTGGGGCAGGCGCGCCTTTGGAAACGCTTGAGTGTCGAAGGCGAGGTCGAGCAAATCGTGGAGCCGGAAGGCTCTAACAACTGGGTCGTTTCGTCTGCGCGAACCGCAACCGGGCGACCCATAATGGCTACGGATCCGCACAGGGCACAAACGGTGCCAGCGCTCCGCTACATGGTCCATCTCTCAGCACCTGGTCTTAATGTGATCGGCGCCGGGGAGCCGGCCGTGCCAGGAGTTTCCCTGGGACACAACGGCCACAGCGCTTTCTCGCTTACCATTTCTGCCGCTGATCAGGAAGATGTCTACGTGTATGAGACAAGACCCGGGGATCCGGTGGCCTATCGCTACAAAGACAGTTGGGAAAGCGTGACGACGATTGAGGAAGTGTTCGAGGTAAAGGGTTGCACCCCGCAAACCTTTCCATTGCACTTCACCCGGCACGGACCAATTGTATACGAGGACAGCAGGGGCAGAAAAGCCTTCGCTGTCCGGACCGTCTGGAGCGAACCGGGTTCTGCCCCATACCTGGCAAGCTTATCGACCATGCGTGCCAAAACTTTTGACGGTTATCGCGATGCCTTGCGAGGATGGGGAACACCATCGACTAACCATCTCTATGCCGATGTGACTGGCGCCATCGGTTGGCAAGTTGCCGGTAAAACTCCGATCCGGCCACGTTCCGCCTCTTGCCAAAGCCCTTCCGAAGCTTCGTGCGCCTCCAGTGATAGCGGTGATTGA
- a CDS encoding aspartate aminotransferase family protein: MTINIKDIAEKDRNSVLHPFTQLKDFASGKLGEPTIVETGKGIRIQDAHGNQLIDGFAGLYCVNVGYGRTEVAEAISRQAYRLAYYHSYAAHTTDELAILSDRLVKMAPGKMSKVFYGMSGSDANETQAKLVWYYNNLRGKPTKKKIISRERGYHGCSVVSGSMTGMSFYHDHMDLPLPQIDHTGVPHHYWGANPGETEREFSARRAAELDEMIETLGPDNVGAFIAEPVLGTGGITPPPEGYWEAIQAVLKKHDVLLIADEVITGFGRTGSMFGSQHYGIEPDLITVAKGLTSAYFPLSASIVGEKVYKVMEEGADRVGAFSHGYTYSGHPIGAAAANAVLDIVEKEDLPGNAREVGGYFQAQLKEKFAQLPIVGEVRGVGLMGAIEFVGDRENKKRFDPSLKVGARLSKAARDRGLIARAMPHGDILGFAPPLVTTKAEIDEIVSIAEKAVRSVMDDLVRDGQKI, translated from the coding sequence ATGACCATCAACATCAAAGACATCGCTGAGAAAGATCGGAACTCGGTCCTGCATCCCTTCACGCAGTTGAAGGACTTTGCGAGCGGCAAGCTCGGCGAACCGACGATCGTGGAAACGGGGAAGGGCATCCGCATCCAGGATGCGCATGGGAACCAGTTGATCGACGGTTTTGCCGGCCTCTACTGCGTCAATGTCGGTTACGGCCGCACCGAGGTCGCCGAGGCGATCTCGCGCCAGGCCTACCGTCTCGCTTACTACCACTCCTATGCTGCCCACACGACCGATGAGCTTGCGATCCTCTCCGATCGCCTGGTGAAGATGGCTCCCGGCAAGATGAGCAAAGTGTTCTACGGCATGTCGGGCTCGGACGCCAACGAGACCCAAGCCAAGCTTGTCTGGTACTACAACAATCTGCGTGGCAAGCCGACGAAGAAGAAGATCATCTCGCGTGAACGCGGCTATCATGGCTGCAGCGTGGTGTCCGGCTCGATGACCGGCATGAGCTTCTATCACGACCACATGGATCTGCCGTTGCCGCAGATCGACCATACCGGTGTTCCGCACCACTATTGGGGTGCCAACCCGGGCGAGACCGAACGCGAATTCTCCGCCCGTCGTGCTGCCGAACTCGACGAGATGATCGAGACGCTCGGCCCCGACAATGTCGGCGCATTCATCGCCGAACCGGTTCTCGGCACCGGCGGCATCACACCACCGCCGGAAGGCTATTGGGAAGCGATCCAGGCCGTGCTCAAGAAACACGACGTCCTTTTGATCGCTGACGAAGTGATCACCGGTTTCGGCCGCACCGGCTCGATGTTCGGCTCACAGCATTATGGCATCGAACCGGACCTGATCACGGTCGCCAAGGGTCTGACCTCGGCCTACTTCCCGCTTTCGGCGTCGATCGTCGGTGAGAAGGTTTACAAGGTCATGGAAGAAGGGGCCGACAGGGTCGGCGCCTTCTCGCACGGCTACACCTATTCCGGCCACCCGATTGGTGCGGCAGCAGCGAACGCTGTGCTCGATATCGTCGAGAAGGAAGACCTGCCTGGCAACGCCCGCGAAGTTGGCGGCTACTTCCAGGCGCAGCTCAAGGAGAAGTTCGCACAGCTGCCGATCGTCGGTGAAGTGCGCGGTGTTGGTCTGATGGGCGCCATCGAGTTTGTTGGCGATCGTGAGAACAAGAAGCGCTTCGATCCGTCGCTGAAGGTCGGTGCCCGCCTCTCCAAAGCTGCTCGCGATCGCGGCCTCATTGCCCGCGCCATGCCGCATGGCGACATCCTTGGCTTTGCGCCGCCGCTCGTCACGACCAAGGCGGAGATCGACGAAATCGTCTCCATTGCCGAAAAGGCCGTGCGCTCCGTGATGGACGACCTCGTCCGCGACGGTCAGAAGATCTGA
- a CDS encoding MFS transporter yields the protein MPSHEETASVGLLAPLKNSTFRSIFFASQLSSLGWLMQTVALSWLMATVSTSDVMVALVQASSTLPAFFLAIFVGAIADNYSRRMVMIVGRSLMMAASAMLTILMAFGITDPWLILAFSFLDGCGIALSDPAWRASLGDMLERRHLPSAVTLLNVGFNTVRSVGPALGGIIVAVFGPLVTFALTTLGFVAPLTALWRNKWTVKTSPLPREALMTSIYDGLRFTAISSEIKATIVRGTLFGLTGTSMLALLPLVARDLLKGGPIDYGILMGGFGAGALIAGLANPSLRRAVTQEVLIVLACVACAICAISLALTSSLIIATLCLTFGGAGWVTGWSGFGVNVQLASPRWVVGRTISVYSAFTYGGIAGGSWLWGIIAENHSLSLSLACSAAASLVVAVLGLKLPISNRVESEHEALGVFDAPVPALDLKPRSGPILVTIEYAVAEENAVRFLEIMRQRRDVQSRVGARQWTLTRDVQQPSRWLETFRTPTWTDFHRLHHRLTEADKDLDDELKALSSASDMPRTTILVERPTAARKATPVPYVSQK from the coding sequence ATGCCTTCACATGAAGAGACAGCATCCGTAGGGCTATTGGCGCCGCTCAAGAATTCGACGTTCCGGTCCATCTTCTTCGCATCACAGCTGTCGAGCCTTGGCTGGTTGATGCAGACGGTTGCGCTGAGTTGGCTCATGGCGACTGTTTCCACCTCCGATGTTATGGTCGCCCTGGTCCAGGCGTCGTCCACTTTGCCCGCCTTCTTTCTTGCGATCTTCGTTGGGGCGATTGCCGACAACTATAGCCGGCGCATGGTCATGATTGTCGGTCGAAGCCTGATGATGGCGGCCTCGGCGATGCTGACGATCCTGATGGCCTTCGGCATCACAGATCCATGGTTGATCCTTGCGTTCAGTTTCCTCGACGGCTGCGGTATCGCACTCAGCGACCCTGCCTGGCGTGCTTCGCTCGGCGACATGCTGGAGCGCCGCCATCTTCCGTCGGCCGTGACACTTCTTAATGTCGGGTTCAATACGGTCCGTAGCGTCGGTCCCGCGCTTGGCGGCATCATCGTTGCAGTGTTCGGGCCGCTCGTCACCTTCGCGCTGACCACCCTCGGCTTCGTCGCGCCCCTCACCGCTCTTTGGCGCAACAAGTGGACCGTGAAAACCTCGCCACTCCCTCGTGAAGCGCTCATGACGTCGATCTATGATGGTCTGCGCTTTACGGCGATTTCCTCCGAGATCAAGGCGACTATCGTTCGGGGGACGTTGTTCGGGTTGACGGGCACCTCAATGCTGGCGCTTCTGCCGCTGGTTGCAAGGGACCTCCTGAAGGGCGGTCCGATCGACTACGGCATTCTCATGGGCGGCTTCGGCGCCGGTGCGCTGATCGCGGGACTGGCGAACCCGTCGCTTCGACGCGCTGTTACGCAGGAAGTGCTGATCGTGCTGGCCTGCGTCGCGTGCGCGATCTGCGCGATTTCACTTGCCCTGACGTCTTCGCTCATTATCGCAACCCTGTGCCTGACCTTCGGTGGCGCAGGCTGGGTGACCGGATGGTCGGGCTTCGGCGTCAATGTACAGTTGGCAAGCCCGCGCTGGGTCGTCGGCCGCACCATTTCCGTCTACAGCGCCTTTACCTATGGGGGTATCGCCGGTGGTAGTTGGCTGTGGGGAATTATCGCCGAAAATCATTCCCTCTCCCTGTCCCTCGCCTGCTCGGCGGCGGCGTCGCTGGTGGTCGCGGTTCTTGGGCTGAAGCTGCCGATCAGCAACCGCGTCGAGTCTGAACACGAGGCCTTGGGAGTCTTCGACGCGCCGGTGCCTGCACTCGATTTGAAGCCACGAAGCGGCCCGATCCTTGTGACGATTGAATACGCAGTTGCTGAAGAGAACGCCGTCCGGTTTCTCGAAATCATGCGGCAGCGTCGCGATGTGCAAAGCCGCGTCGGCGCGCGTCAGTGGACGCTCACCCGCGATGTCCAACAGCCCTCCCGGTGGCTCGAGACGTTCCGGACCCCGACATGGACGGATTTCCACCGCCTTCATCATCGCCTCACGGAAGCAGACAAGGACCTGGACGACGAGCTCAAGGCGTTGAGCAGCGCATCTGACATGCCTCGGACGACGATTCTGGTGGAGCGCCCAACGGCTGCGCGCAAGGCCACGCCAGTGCCGTACGTTTCACAAAAATAA
- a CDS encoding methyltransferase domain-containing protein encodes MGVRERVGLKFKDEIEFLKGWRRDRTAVGAITPTSVATARKMASVINSSPDLPVLELGPGTGVITKEILARGVRPKELLSVEYSPEFCRHLRQEFPEVDIRCGDAFALDLVLGAERNAKFDCVISAVPLLHLPPPKRLSLILDLLERVPKGLPAGYEVRHLAFMMRNIPPAQLWTYRKTR; translated from the coding sequence ATGGGCGTGCGGGAGCGGGTGGGGCTGAAGTTCAAGGATGAGATAGAGTTCCTGAAGGGCTGGAGGCGCGATCGGACCGCGGTCGGCGCCATCACGCCAACCTCGGTTGCGACAGCAAGAAAGATGGCGAGCGTCATCAATTCCTCCCCCGATCTCCCTGTCCTTGAACTGGGTCCAGGAACAGGTGTCATCACCAAGGAGATCCTGGCGCGGGGCGTTCGTCCAAAAGAGCTGCTTTCCGTGGAGTATTCGCCGGAGTTCTGCCGGCATCTCAGGCAGGAGTTTCCCGAGGTTGATATCCGATGCGGAGACGCCTTCGCGCTCGATCTTGTTCTGGGTGCTGAGCGGAACGCAAAGTTCGACTGCGTCATCTCCGCGGTGCCCCTCCTGCATCTGCCGCCGCCAAAGCGTTTGTCGCTGATCCTCGACCTCCTGGAGCGCGTTCCCAAAGGGCTGCCCGCCGGGTACGAAGTCCGCCACCTGGCTTTTATGATGCGCAATATTCCACCGGCGCAGCTGTGGACCTACAGAAAAACGAGATAG
- a CDS encoding MFS transporter, whose translation MQIEDISVRGPTTLDPLRNRAFRSIWTSTQVANLGWLVQTVAISWLMATITASDLMVALVQASTTLPAFILSIIAGAIADTYSRRLVMITGLSLIALATIVLAVAAGFGFVSPWFILGLGFLAGCGFALNDPAWHASVGDILDKRDIPAAVTLMSVGYNMTRSVGPALGGAILAFLGPLAAFLFAACSNLAPLGAVLRNTWHVRSSPLPGERISTAIHDGMRFTALSSDIRAAIIRATLFGLAAIAILALLPLVARDRLAGGPIIYGIMFAGFGTGACIAGLNNRLLRRLIPQEWLMAIASIVCAVCCISLALTSSVPVATLALAIGGAGWVITWTGFDVWVQLASPRWVVGRTLSIYYAFLSGGMAAGSWIWGTVAQSYSLASSLEFATAALLLVAASGFVLPVQLSAEGDQQGSVYPAPAVALDLKPRSGPIAARTEYSIDESDLDIFLDHMRTRRYALGRAGARDWTLQRNLRKPSRWTETFRTPTWMDFLRLHHRLSPSDQDVVKHLVALHRGDTPPETDLVIERTTDARRTRAQPVARVSRP comes from the coding sequence ATGCAGATCGAAGACATTTCCGTGCGCGGGCCGACCACGCTTGATCCGCTGCGCAATAGAGCATTCCGTTCGATCTGGACGTCCACGCAAGTGGCCAACCTGGGGTGGCTGGTGCAGACGGTCGCGATCAGTTGGCTGATGGCAACGATCACGGCATCCGATCTGATGGTAGCGCTGGTGCAGGCGTCGACAACACTGCCGGCCTTCATACTCTCCATCATTGCCGGAGCCATTGCAGACACCTACAGCCGCCGATTGGTGATGATCACCGGGCTGTCACTGATCGCGCTGGCCACCATCGTGCTGGCCGTTGCCGCCGGTTTCGGCTTCGTCAGTCCCTGGTTCATCCTTGGGCTGGGCTTTTTGGCAGGCTGCGGATTTGCGCTGAATGACCCCGCCTGGCATGCCTCCGTGGGCGATATCCTCGACAAGCGAGATATTCCGGCCGCGGTGACGCTTATGTCGGTCGGATACAACATGACGCGTAGCGTCGGACCGGCTCTGGGCGGAGCCATTCTCGCATTCCTCGGTCCGTTGGCGGCCTTTCTTTTTGCCGCCTGCAGCAACTTAGCGCCTCTCGGCGCGGTGTTGCGCAACACGTGGCATGTCCGATCGTCTCCGCTGCCGGGGGAGCGAATTTCGACAGCCATCCATGATGGGATGCGGTTCACTGCACTCTCCTCCGACATTCGGGCGGCGATCATACGTGCCACCCTCTTCGGACTTGCCGCCATTGCCATACTTGCCCTTCTGCCGCTTGTCGCCCGCGATCGTTTGGCCGGCGGACCGATCATTTACGGCATAATGTTTGCTGGTTTCGGAACTGGCGCCTGCATCGCCGGACTGAACAACCGGCTCTTAAGGAGATTGATTCCTCAGGAGTGGCTGATGGCAATCGCTTCGATCGTATGTGCGGTATGTTGCATCTCGCTTGCCCTCACCTCCTCGGTTCCTGTGGCGACGCTTGCACTTGCCATCGGCGGCGCCGGCTGGGTCATCACCTGGACCGGGTTCGACGTCTGGGTGCAATTGGCTAGCCCACGCTGGGTCGTCGGTCGCACGCTCTCCATCTACTATGCATTCCTCTCGGGCGGCATGGCAGCCGGCAGCTGGATATGGGGCACCGTCGCCCAGTCGTATTCGCTCGCTTCCTCTCTCGAATTTGCCACGGCGGCCCTCTTGCTCGTCGCAGCTTCGGGGTTCGTCCTGCCGGTGCAGCTTTCGGCGGAGGGAGACCAGCAGGGTTCGGTGTATCCGGCGCCAGCGGTGGCGCTCGATCTGAAGCCCCGGAGCGGCCCGATTGCAGCGAGGACGGAATATTCGATAGACGAAAGCGACCTGGACATCTTCCTCGATCACATGCGCACTCGCAGATACGCCCTGGGGCGCGCAGGCGCGCGCGACTGGACACTTCAGCGGAACCTTCGAAAACCTTCCCGTTGGACAGAAACGTTCCGCACGCCGACCTGGATGGATTTCCTGCGTTTGCATCACCGGCTCTCTCCCTCGGATCAGGACGTCGTCAAGCATCTCGTCGCTTTGCATAGGGGTGACACGCCTCCTGAAACCGATCTCGTGATTGAGCGCACGACAGACGCGCGGCGGACGCGGGCCCAACCGGTCGCCCGCGTTTCGCGTCCGTGA
- a CDS encoding aldehyde dehydrogenase family protein, translating to MTAAKLHITTSLAPITVHSPYDGSVLGTVEATAAGEIAELLARAHRGAALSSKLPRHKRASILEGAARIIESRREAFAETIVREAGKTIIQARKEVLRCVNTLKLSAEEARRNAGEIVPFDAYVGSEQRQGWFTREPLGIITAITPYNDPLNLVAHKLGPAIAAGNAVLLKPSNLTPFSSINLVDALVEAGLPPEIITVVHGDQEIVTALVSARDVRMVSFTGGFATGEAISRKAGLKKLAMELGGNAPVIVMNDCDFDKAVEGCVSGAFWAAGQNCIGAQRILVQAELYERFRDAFVAATKKLTAGDPLREDTDVGPMISKEVAERTEAAVNDAIVAGAKLLCGHKREGSLYHPTVLEGTPVTCRLWHEEVFAPVVMLAPFETLDDAIELANDPDYSLHAGIFTNNLNVALDAANRIEAGGVMINDSSDYRFDAMPFGGSKYGSMGREGVHFAYEEMTQPKVVCINRG from the coding sequence ATGACCGCTGCCAAACTTCATATCACCACCAGCTTGGCGCCTATCACCGTTCATAGCCCCTATGACGGGTCTGTGCTGGGGACGGTTGAGGCCACCGCTGCAGGCGAAATCGCCGAACTGCTCGCCCGCGCCCATCGCGGCGCGGCGCTCTCCAGCAAGTTGCCGAGACACAAGCGCGCCAGCATCCTCGAAGGCGCTGCGCGGATCATCGAGAGCCGCCGTGAAGCGTTTGCCGAAACCATCGTGCGCGAGGCCGGAAAGACGATTATTCAGGCGCGCAAGGAAGTGCTTCGCTGCGTCAACACGCTAAAACTTTCTGCCGAAGAGGCAAGGCGCAATGCCGGCGAGATCGTGCCGTTTGATGCCTATGTCGGCTCGGAACAGCGCCAGGGCTGGTTCACCCGCGAGCCGCTCGGCATCATCACCGCGATTACCCCCTACAACGATCCGCTGAACCTGGTTGCGCACAAACTTGGCCCGGCGATTGCCGCCGGCAACGCCGTGCTGCTGAAGCCGTCGAACTTGACGCCGTTTTCCTCGATCAACCTTGTCGACGCTTTGGTGGAAGCGGGCCTGCCACCGGAGATCATTACCGTCGTTCACGGTGATCAAGAAATCGTCACGGCCCTGGTCTCTGCGCGGGATGTGCGCATGGTGTCGTTTACCGGCGGGTTTGCCACGGGAGAAGCGATCAGCCGCAAAGCCGGCCTCAAGAAACTCGCGATGGAGCTTGGCGGCAATGCTCCGGTCATCGTCATGAACGACTGCGACTTTGACAAAGCGGTTGAAGGCTGCGTCTCTGGCGCCTTTTGGGCGGCGGGGCAGAACTGTATCGGTGCCCAGCGCATTCTTGTGCAGGCGGAGCTTTATGAGCGTTTTCGCGATGCCTTTGTTGCAGCAACGAAGAAACTCACTGCCGGCGATCCGCTGCGAGAGGACACGGATGTCGGGCCAATGATCTCGAAGGAGGTGGCCGAACGCACCGAAGCAGCCGTCAACGACGCCATTGTCGCCGGGGCAAAGCTGCTCTGCGGTCACAAGCGCGAGGGATCGCTCTATCACCCGACGGTGCTGGAGGGCACACCGGTGACCTGCCGCCTGTGGCACGAGGAAGTGTTTGCGCCGGTCGTCATGCTTGCACCGTTCGAGACGCTAGATGATGCGATCGAACTGGCCAACGATCCTGACTACAGCCTCCATGCCGGCATCTTCACCAATAACCTCAATGTCGCACTCGATGCGGCAAACCGGATCGAGGCGGGCGGGGTGATGATCAACGATAGCTCGGACTACCGCTTCGACGCCATGCCTTTCGGCGGCTCCAAGTATGGCAGCATGGGACGAGAAGGCGTGCACTTCGCCTATGAAGAGATGACTCAGCCGAAGGTCGTTTGCATCAACCGTGGGTGA
- a CDS encoding SidA/IucD/PvdA family monooxygenase, whose protein sequence is MPAQRLAIIGGGPKAAAIAAKAACLRELADLPLEVVIFERHEIGSAWTGNHGYTDGQQRLCTPAERDIGFPYDSQLADGLGSELQVGYSWMAYAIDKGSYGDWVDRGRPKPTHREFAEYIAWCIDGAAPVLFGEVTALKHRFERWSVTYNDAATGLPKRESGFDGVVLTGPGPQSKRLPQVADPRIFDGVGFWFPGIVAGAAQLAAQSPDDPVVIVGSGGTAAATAAALVRAQVQNEIIVLGNQAALYARADSYFENRAFRDPKFWSALSADDRRAFSDRLTRGAVWSNVVDLLAQVNTIDYLQGEAIEIRHDPVGDPAGALMVDYRTSADPKSVIAQPASVVIDATGFDPWWFRSLLSKTLAARTLGEGEMRTNMASDLSLPLMGAPRLHVPMVGQAVGPAYNSLMALGSLSDAILRPYVEAALA, encoded by the coding sequence ATGCCAGCACAGCGTCTAGCGATCATTGGGGGCGGACCCAAAGCGGCGGCGATCGCGGCAAAGGCCGCGTGCCTGCGCGAACTCGCCGACCTTCCGCTCGAGGTCGTGATTTTCGAACGGCACGAGATCGGCTCAGCCTGGACAGGTAACCACGGTTATACCGACGGCCAGCAACGGCTTTGCACGCCGGCCGAACGTGACATCGGCTTCCCTTATGACTCCCAGCTGGCGGATGGCCTCGGCAGCGAACTGCAAGTGGGCTACTCTTGGATGGCTTATGCCATCGATAAGGGGAGCTATGGTGACTGGGTGGATCGGGGACGGCCGAAACCGACGCATCGGGAATTCGCCGAATATATTGCCTGGTGCATCGACGGTGCAGCGCCCGTCCTATTTGGCGAGGTCACGGCCCTGAAGCATCGGTTCGAGCGCTGGAGCGTTACCTATAACGACGCCGCAACCGGGCTGCCTAAACGGGAAAGCGGCTTCGACGGCGTCGTCCTGACAGGCCCTGGTCCGCAGTCTAAGCGTCTCCCGCAGGTTGCCGATCCCCGTATCTTCGACGGTGTGGGCTTCTGGTTTCCCGGCATTGTCGCCGGGGCGGCGCAACTAGCGGCGCAGAGCCCGGACGATCCTGTGGTCATCGTTGGTTCCGGCGGCACAGCAGCGGCCACGGCAGCCGCGTTGGTTCGTGCCCAAGTGCAAAACGAAATCATCGTGCTCGGCAATCAGGCCGCGCTTTACGCCCGCGCCGACAGCTACTTTGAAAACCGGGCCTTTCGCGACCCGAAATTCTGGTCTGCGCTCAGTGCCGATGACCGCCGCGCGTTCTCGGACAGACTGACCCGCGGTGCGGTCTGGTCGAACGTCGTCGATCTGCTCGCCCAGGTCAATACGATCGACTATCTACAAGGCGAAGCAATCGAGATACGTCATGATCCTGTCGGCGATCCGGCTGGTGCGTTGATGGTGGATTATCGGACTTCGGCTGATCCTAAGAGTGTCATCGCACAACCTGCCTCCGTCGTTATCGATGCGACCGGGTTCGATCCTTGGTGGTTCCGGTCTCTGCTTTCGAAGACCCTGGCTGCACGGACGCTTGGGGAGGGTGAGATGCGCACGAATATGGCAAGCGACCTCAGCCTGCCGTTGATGGGCGCCCCTCGACTGCATGTTCCGATGGTGGGTCAGGCTGTTGGTCCGGCCTACAATTCGCTGATGGCGTTGGGATCGCTATCCGACGCCATTCTCAGGCCCTATGTCGAAGCAGCGCTCGCTTGA
- a CDS encoding Glu/Leu/Phe/Val dehydrogenase dimerization domain-containing protein, whose product MQSHNAEVHVEQTSSAGFLDSVDQNFRRAMTFLELPEGLSERIMQCNSTYTVRFGVRLRGRMYSFIGWRSVHSEHCEPVKGGIRYASNADAEEVEALAALMTLKCSLVDVPFGGSKGALKINPREWTPQELERITRRFPGAQQAWPDRPRRQRSGARHRHG is encoded by the coding sequence ATGCAGTCCCACAACGCGGAAGTACACGTCGAACAGACGAGCTCCGCGGGCTTTCTCGATAGCGTTGACCAGAACTTCCGCCGCGCCATGACGTTCCTCGAGCTGCCGGAAGGGCTTTCGGAGCGGATCATGCAATGCAACTCGACCTATACGGTTCGGTTCGGCGTTCGCCTGCGCGGTCGCATGTACAGCTTCATCGGCTGGCGATCGGTGCACAGCGAGCATTGCGAACCGGTGAAGGGCGGCATTCGCTATGCGTCGAATGCCGACGCGGAAGAGGTCGAGGCGCTGGCAGCACTGATGACGCTCAAATGCTCGCTGGTCGATGTGCCGTTTGGCGGCTCGAAAGGCGCGCTGAAGATCAATCCGCGCGAATGGACGCCGCAGGAGCTCGAGCGCATCACCCGCCGCTTCCCAGGAGCTCAACAAGCGTGGCCTGATCGGCCCCGGCGTCAACGTTCCGGCGCCCGACATCGGCACGGGTGA